In the genome of Polaribacter atrinae, one region contains:
- a CDS encoding thioredoxin-like domain-containing protein, with translation MKTYSELLKIPELINKPSFIYFNTRLSEKRLKSDKIVLNEMFEKFKNENINIIFISNGLESENYKKWFIKMNNLNLNGIHINFDNYNHYKSYLKTEIIDLNERTTFPHYLLANKNGKITDTVFDGKIHLEKIENLIE, from the coding sequence ATAAAAACTTATTCTGAATTACTGAAAATTCCTGAATTAATAAATAAACCATCCTTTATTTACTTTAACACTAGATTGTCTGAAAAAAGACTGAAGTCTGACAAAATAGTTTTAAATGAAATGTTTGAAAAATTTAAGAATGAAAATATTAATATTATTTTTATTTCAAACGGTCTTGAAAGTGAAAATTATAAGAAGTGGTTTATAAAAATGAATAATCTCAATTTAAATGGAATTCACATAAACTTTGACAATTATAATCATTATAAAAGTTATTTAAAAACTGAAATAATTGATTTGAATGAAAGAACAACTTTCCCTCATTATCTTTTAGCTAATAAAAACGGAAAAATTACAGATACAGTTTTTGACGGAAAAATACATTTAGAAAAAATTGAAAATCTAATTGAATAA
- a CDS encoding IS3 family transposase (programmed frameshift), which yields MAKRYDNELKVTIVELLQSGIKAKQISEDYGVAPSLISRWKKDYEAKSGDFSKKRELTKEEQELKALRKELRDVKMERDIFKKGSKHLFQERPIKYQFILSNETDFVVEKMCKCMRVSKNAYYNWRKNRGLVRAKNSVILLKERIKAIFEDSKEIYGSCRIQKMLEREDLNYCRSYIAILMKEMGLKSVLRRKFVNTTDSKHSFPLAKNELDREFSSSIIGEKWVSDITYIRVNNSWNYLTTIIDLADRKVVGWALSEDMTVQNTVLKAWVHARRTRDISNNFIFHSDRGVQYSANTMTNIFSFNSNITQSMSRKGNCWDNAVAESFFKTIKHEWLYRFKFKSYLQLFDKVSQYITWYNTKRIHSSLDYLTPLEMELKLKRIINNAA from the exons ATGGCAAAAAGATACGATAACGAATTAAAGGTTACAATAGTAGAACTATTGCAATCAGGAATCAAGGCAAAACAAATTAGCGAGGACTATGGTGTTGCTCCCAGCCTTATAAGTCGTTGGAAAAAGGATTATGAGGCTAAATCTGGAGACTTTTCCAAGAAAAGGGAACTTACTAAAGAAGAGCAAGAACTTAAAGCGCTGCGTAAAGAATTACGTGATGTGAAAATGGAGCGTGATATTT TTAAAAAAGGCAGTAAGCATCTTTTCCAAGAGCGACCAATAAAATATCAATTCATATTATCAAATGAAACAGATTTTGTGGTTGAGAAGATGTGTAAATGTATGCGGGTCAGTAAAAATGCATATTACAATTGGCGTAAGAACAGGGGGTTAGTAAGAGCTAAAAACTCCGTAATACTCCTAAAAGAAAGGATTAAGGCAATTTTTGAAGACAGTAAAGAGATTTATGGAAGCTGTAGAATACAAAAAATGTTAGAACGAGAAGACCTGAATTATTGCCGTTCTTATATCGCAATATTGATGAAAGAAATGGGACTAAAAAGTGTTTTAAGAAGAAAGTTTGTAAACACAACAGATTCCAAGCATAGCTTTCCATTGGCTAAAAATGAACTGGATAGAGAATTTTCAAGTTCAATAATAGGAGAAAAATGGGTGTCAGATATTACTTATATTAGGGTAAATAACAGCTGGAATTACCTAACAACTATTATAGATTTAGCTGACAGAAAAGTAGTAGGATGGGCGTTAAGTGAAGACATGACGGTTCAAAATACAGTACTAAAAGCCTGGGTTCATGCTAGAAGAACAAGAGATATTTCAAATAACTTCATATTTCATTCTGACAGAGGGGTTCAATATTCAGCTAATACAATGACTAATATCTTTTCTTTCAATAGCAATATAACACAATCCATGAGCAGGAAAGGGAACTGTTGGGATAATGCAGTAGCGGAAAGCTTTTTCAAGACTATTAAACACGAATGGCTGTATCGCTTTAAATTTAAATCTTACTTGCAATTATTTGACAAAGTAAGCCAATACATTACTTGGTATAACACAAAGAGAATTCATTCAAGCCTGGATTATTTAACACCATTAGAAATGGAACTAAAACTAAAACGAATTATCAACAATGCGGCCTAA
- a CDS encoding VOC family protein — protein sequence MNDIKYRTTLIVFATLIFQFVGCKQLPEKSEETEKLSKVNFHHIHLNVTDRDSTIAYYQKYFGATQIKYRERVDALYTEKSFLLMNLVDIAPPTHLGSSLWHIGWSGVDGQSEFDWRVNEGIAVHTNITPLGDNFWMYFLGPEKEVIEVYTGNKNHRFEHIHLLSSDVDKTMNWFESNLGFLPVYKEAKQWQNNELRWKWNLLTVNNINIIVFGKPVEEESWWSNEEIKPTDGSSIDHIGFSTENIEFLMKKMKSDGLDIVHNIKIDSIHGMKSFFVRGPDSLLVEIVEEKPIPEGIWR from the coding sequence TTGAATGACATAAAATATAGAACTACCTTAATTGTCTTCGCTACTCTAATATTTCAATTTGTTGGATGTAAACAGCTACCTGAAAAATCCGAAGAGACTGAAAAATTAAGTAAAGTAAATTTTCATCATATCCATCTAAATGTTACAGACAGAGATTCAACTATTGCATATTATCAAAAATACTTTGGTGCGACTCAAATAAAATATCGAGAGCGAGTGGATGCTCTTTATACGGAAAAATCGTTTTTATTAATGAACCTTGTCGATATTGCACCACCAACACATTTAGGTTCCAGTTTATGGCATATTGGTTGGTCAGGTGTGGATGGTCAATCTGAATTTGACTGGAGAGTCAATGAAGGAATAGCGGTTCATACCAACATTACACCTCTTGGTGATAATTTTTGGATGTACTTTCTTGGCCCAGAAAAAGAAGTCATAGAAGTTTATACTGGAAACAAAAATCATAGGTTTGAACATATCCACTTACTATCATCTGATGTTGATAAAACTATGAACTGGTTTGAATCCAATCTAGGATTCCTTCCAGTATATAAAGAAGCGAAGCAATGGCAGAATAACGAGCTTCGATGGAAATGGAATTTATTGACCGTCAATAATATTAATATAATTGTGTTTGGCAAACCAGTTGAGGAAGAATCGTGGTGGTCTAATGAAGAAATTAAACCAACAGATGGTAGCTCAATCGATCATATTGGTTTTTCAACTGAAAATATTGAGTTTCTAATGAAGAAAATGAAATCCGATGGACTAGATATTGTTCATAATATAAAAATTGACTCTATTCACGGAATGAAAAGTTTTTTTGTTAGAGGCCCTGACAGTCTATTAGTAGAAATAGTAGAGGAAAAGCCAATTCCTGAAGGTATTTGGCGTTGA
- a CDS encoding toxin-antitoxin system YwqK family antitoxin — MKFEIENGKNICSIGLSDIGSYIRFNYPLTVVWYDCRGSVGKYFCTLPYNEEYRKSVEKTLTDNLNNDFSDNIEDLYEILKPLLPLFKNGTYSLNFYPNNEREFFQYQSSYDNFKETHFNPLEVVFANKTTNASNLEQVIKDHKDFLKENAISKKYYPSEILEYTTSGIYTGDESFYATQPFDKIDQNRVKYFEEIIKNGERPFAILLNAYFASNDYDSSYYILDGHHKLLAYQNLKLSPPLAILTYLPKDITEIEFDAETLSEVLYPFQIEHILKNWDEKDLYIEETLKNPKSNLHSIIKNGEYEEYHDNGQLKHKALYINDKVDGIAKYWYDNGQLQKEHYYIKGLRNGTWKDYYKSGKIQFIQPFNNKGQYHGTLVSFFENGQKRMEQILENGQNIDGVSYKVWFENGKIDSELTYRDGRMIVRKNWGKSGNVVNHEVFNEKTNRLKKLESPTKKNERPTIYKSNGGNSVKSKISTNNEPKSWWKKLWS; from the coding sequence ATGAAATTTGAAATCGAAAACGGAAAAAATATTTGCTCTATAGGGCTTAGTGATATTGGTAGTTATATCCGTTTTAATTATCCTTTAACAGTTGTTTGGTATGATTGCCGTGGTTCTGTAGGAAAATATTTTTGTACCCTACCTTACAATGAAGAATATAGAAAATCAGTAGAAAAAACTCTAACTGATAATCTGAATAATGATTTTTCGGACAATATTGAAGACTTATATGAAATTTTGAAACCTTTATTACCTCTATTTAAAAATGGAACATATAGTTTGAATTTTTATCCGAATAACGAAAGAGAATTTTTTCAATATCAATCTTCCTATGATAATTTCAAAGAGACACATTTTAATCCTTTAGAAGTCGTTTTCGCTAACAAAACAACTAATGCCTCCAATTTAGAGCAAGTTATAAAAGACCATAAGGATTTTTTGAAAGAAAATGCTATTTCCAAAAAATACTATCCTTCCGAAATTCTGGAATACACAACAAGTGGAATATATACTGGAGACGAATCATTTTATGCTACTCAACCATTCGATAAAATAGATCAGAATAGAGTAAAGTACTTTGAAGAAATCATCAAAAATGGAGAAAGACCTTTTGCTATATTGTTAAATGCATACTTTGCATCAAACGACTATGACTCTTCATACTATATCTTAGATGGACATCATAAATTGTTAGCTTATCAAAATTTAAAATTGTCTCCTCCATTAGCAATACTGACTTATTTACCAAAAGACATCACCGAGATAGAATTTGATGCTGAAACTTTATCAGAAGTATTATATCCTTTTCAAATTGAACATATTTTAAAAAATTGGGATGAGAAAGATTTGTATATTGAGGAAACTCTCAAAAATCCCAAGAGCAATTTGCACTCAATCATTAAAAATGGTGAATATGAAGAATATCACGATAATGGACAACTCAAACACAAAGCTCTCTATATAAATGACAAAGTTGATGGAATTGCAAAATACTGGTATGATAATGGACAATTACAAAAAGAACATTACTACATAAAAGGCTTAAGAAATGGTACTTGGAAAGATTACTATAAATCTGGGAAGATACAATTTATTCAACCATTTAACAACAAGGGGCAATATCACGGAACTTTAGTTTCCTTCTTCGAGAATGGACAAAAAAGAATGGAACAAATTTTGGAAAATGGACAAAATATAGATGGTGTTTCTTATAAAGTTTGGTTTGAGAATGGAAAAATAGATTCTGAACTTACTTATAGAGATGGCAGAATGATTGTTCGCAAGAATTGGGGGAAATCGGGAAATGTTGTAAACCACGAAGTGTTTAACGAAAAAACAAATAGACTTAAAAAATTGGAAAGTCCTACAAAAAAAAACGAACGCCCAACAATATATAAAAGTAATGGCGGAAATAGTGTAAAATCCAAAATTAGTACAAACAACGAACCTAAGTCGTGGTGGAAAAAGTTATGGTCTTAA
- a CDS encoding putative phage abortive infection protein produces the protein MTDRGAFGDKFGFINSLFSGLALAGIIYSIFLQQKELSLQRTELKETKEEFKDQNFQTTFFNLLKSQHQIANDISTTIFDLKSYNKRNSREAKGRDFFNQSRFELQRIDNTLSNPKFIEHRVWNPQGPEDEPHNEEEEESLTKWRKTSFTFKYYKIDSELWESSSKLKGLERAERLYAIFFNKFHFVIGHYFRHIYHILLFVERTENERIERLKLIKNQSERNKEIEKAKAEFKQYAEFIQAQMSIPELFLLFYNSLSFPKLQRLLIKYNTLENLTIEDLLSEEHNEIEGINLKSRKELFK, from the coding sequence GTGACCGATAGAGGTGCTTTTGGAGATAAGTTTGGGTTTATTAACTCTCTTTTTTCGGGACTTGCATTAGCAGGAATAATCTATTCTATCTTTCTTCAACAAAAAGAATTGTCTTTGCAAAGAACTGAATTAAAGGAAACTAAAGAAGAATTTAAAGACCAGAATTTTCAAACGACTTTTTTCAATCTATTGAAATCTCAACACCAAATAGCGAATGATATTTCGACTACGATTTTTGACTTAAAGTCCTACAATAAAAGGAACAGTAGAGAAGCTAAAGGACGAGATTTTTTCAACCAATCAAGATTTGAACTGCAACGAATCGATAATACATTATCAAATCCTAAATTTATAGAACATAGAGTATGGAATCCGCAAGGTCCAGAAGATGAACCTCATAATGAAGAGGAAGAAGAGAGTTTAACTAAATGGAGAAAAACCTCATTCACTTTTAAGTACTATAAAATTGACTCGGAACTTTGGGAAAGTTCTTCAAAGTTGAAAGGATTAGAAAGAGCGGAAAGACTTTATGCTATATTCTTTAATAAATTTCATTTCGTTATAGGTCATTACTTTAGACATATTTACCACATATTATTATTTGTTGAAAGAACAGAAAACGAAAGAATAGAAAGACTTAAATTAATTAAAAACCAATCGGAAAGAAATAAAGAGATTGAGAAAGCCAAAGCGGAATTTAAACAGTATGCGGAATTTATTCAAGCACAAATGTCTATTCCAGAACTTTTTCTTCTTTTTTACAACTCATTATCTTTTCCAAAATTACAGCGATTATTGATAAAATATAATACACTTGAAAATCTGACTATTGAAGATTTATTAAGCGAAGAGCATAATGAAATTGAAGGAATTAATTTGAAGAGTAGAAAGGAATTATTTAAATAA
- a CDS encoding YcjF family protein encodes MEILEKAKERIKKEVTDIEIRTDLTDDQKVTRICTVFGTTCAAIAVQPIPFADIFVLTPIQAYMGKKIADIRGFSISEAGASEIFKELAGLVGLGFLSQQLAIGAYKTVLPFISGFTTIPLVFGLTYGMGKVMDYYFEKKIKGEKIDPEMIKSIFKKAKAEGKQKSKEKKEEIHKQKNEL; translated from the coding sequence ATGGAAATTTTAGAAAAAGCAAAAGAAAGAATAAAAAAAGAAGTTACTGATATTGAAATTCGGACTGACTTAACTGACGACCAAAAAGTTACACGAATTTGCACAGTTTTTGGAACTACTTGTGCTGCTATTGCTGTGCAACCAATACCTTTTGCAGACATTTTTGTTCTTACTCCAATTCAAGCTTATATGGGGAAAAAAATCGCTGATATTAGAGGTTTCAGTATTTCAGAAGCAGGCGCAAGTGAAATTTTTAAAGAGCTTGCTGGTTTAGTTGGGCTTGGGTTTTTATCACAACAATTAGCAATTGGTGCTTACAAAACCGTTTTACCTTTCATTTCTGGTTTTACAACAATTCCTTTAGTTTTTGGTCTTACATATGGTATGGGAAAAGTAATGGATTACTATTTTGAAAAGAAGATTAAAGGGGAGAAAATTGACCCTGAAATGATTAAAAGTATTTTTAAAAAAGCAAAAGCAGAAGGAAAACAAAAATCAAAAGAAAAAAAAGAAGAGATTCATAAGCAAAAGAATGAATTATAA